The segment GATGTTGGAGGCGGCGACGGCCCGCACCTTGCCGTCCTTCACCAGCTGGTCGAGGGCGGTGACGATCTCTTCGACCGGGACGGACTCGTCGTCGAAGTGCGTGTAGTAGAGGTCTATGTAGTCAGTGCCGAGGCGGCGCAGGGACTCCTCGGCGCCCGCCTTGATGGTGGTGGCGGACAGCCCCTTGAAGTGGGGGTGGGCGCCGACCTTGGTGGCCACGACGACGTCGGCGCGGTTGCCGCGCGAGGCGAGCCAGCGGCCGATGACGGTCTCGGACTCGCCGCCCTCGTTGCCCTCGGCCCAGGCGGAGTAGACGTCGGCGGAGTCGACGAAGTTGCCGCCTGCGGCGGTGTACGCGTCGAGGACGGCGAAGGACTGCGACTCGTCGGCGGTCCAGCCGAAGACGTTGCCGCCCAGGGCGAGCGGGAAGACGTGCAGGTCGGAGCTGCCCAGCGGGCGGAGAGTGGTCATGGCCGACACAACCGTCCGCACCGCCGGGCCTATTCCGTCACGTCACGGGGACGAGCGGCGGTGTCAGAGGCTGAGGCCCTTGGAGCGGAGCCACTCCGCCGGGTCGAGGCCGGAGCCGCCGGGCGTGTGGACCTCCATGTGGAGGTGGGCGCCGGTGACGTTGCCGGTGGCGCCGACGCGGCCGATCGTCTCGCCGGTGCCCACGGTCTGGCCAGCGGAGACCGTCATGGACGACATGTGGGCGTACCAGATCTCGGTGCCGTCCTCCAGCTCCAGGACGACCCGGTAGCCGTACGAGCCGGACCAGCCGGCCGACTTGACGGTGCCGCCGTGGACCGCCTTGAGCGGGGTGCCGGTGGGGGCGGCGAAGTCGAGGCCGGTGTGGTAGCCGGAGGACCACATCGAGCCGGACTGCATGTAGGTGGCGCTGAGGCTGTACGAGGAGAGCGGCAGCGTGTAGCTCGCGGCGAGCTTGGCGAGGCGCTCGGCCTCGGCCGCCGCTTCGGCCTTCGCCTTGGCCTCGGCTTCCGCCTTCGCCTTGGCTTCCGCCTCGGCCTTGGCCTTCGCCTCGGCGGCCGCCTTCTCCGCGGCGTCGGCCTTGGCCGCGGCCTCCGCGGCCGCCTTCTCGGCCGCCGCCTCCTCCGCCGCGGCCTTGTCGGCGGCGTCGGCGGAGGCCTGCTGCTGCTCGGCCTGCTGGAGGATGCGGGCGCGCAGGGCCTCGCCGGCGTTGCCGGTCGCGGCCTTGGTGGCCTGACCGTCCCGGCTGACCAGGGATGCCTGCGTGACCTGCGTGGCCTTCGTGCCCTGTTCGTCGTCGGCGGTGGCGTACGTGGCGACGGTGAGCGGGTTCGGGTTGGCGCGGGCCGCGGTGACCGTCTCGTGGGACTCCTCGGGGAGGAGGTCACCGACACCGGGGAGGTCGTGGGCGTCCGGCAGGTGGAGGTCCGCGAGGTCGGGAAGGTCCGGGAGCGAAATGGCGACCGGGGGCTTCTCCTGCGCGGTGGCGAGGCCGCCGGCGCCGACGGCCGCGATCACACCGACACCGAGGACGGTGGAGGAACGGGCGAAGTTGGAGCGCTGCTTGACGACACGGTGCCGGCCGCCGGAGCGGCTCTCGGCGCGGAGGGAGCCCTCGGTGGGGTTCCACTCGGTGTCCGGGGCGGCAGGACCCGCACCACCACCGAAGGCATCGAAGGGGGCTTCGGGTGCGGGAGTGTTGGACGCCACGGGGGCGCGCTCCTTTCCTTCCTTCTCGCCTACCGGGTTAGCTGACGGGTTCGGAGCAGGAAGGTCTCCTACGGGCTCGTCGCACAGGTGCGAAGGGCCCGATTCACCCCAAGTAGTGGTTCCCCGGTTCCTTTTCAGGATTCGGCGCGTGCGCACGGTGCCGCCTCTTGCGACGGCTGGGACGACCGCGCTGCGTTATCGAACGTTAATAGACAGGGGGTGCCGATTCCAAGCTGTTCCTCTTGATCATTCATTGAATTGAGGGGGAATGGCCCGAGTTGACCCCCCTTCAGCAAGGAGTGCCGAAACCCTCGCGATCTGACGTTATGTCAATTGTTATCGCAGTGACACCTCGCGACTACGGCCGGTGACCGGGCTCGCCCCGCGGCGCTCCCGGCCCGCCCGGCGGCACCACCGGCATCGTCCGCCGCCGCTCCGGCTGCCCCGCCGCCGGACGGCTCAGCGCGAGCAGCGCCATGTCGTCCGTCGACCCGCCGCCCGTGTGCAGCCGTACGTCGTCCACGAGGGCGTCGAGCAGTTCCTCGGGCCCCGGGAAGATCGCTCCCGCCAGCCGCCCCCCCCGGGTCGTAGAAGACGCCCGCCGGGTTCCGCGCCTCCGAGAGGCCGTCGGTGTAGAAGAGCAGCGTCGCGCCCGGCGGATACGGCCGCGCCTCGGCCCGGTCCGGCCACGACGCCAGCTCGCCCATGCCGAGCGGCAGCGCCGGCTCACCCGGCTCCAGCGTGTCGAGACGCCCGTCCGCGTACAGCATCAGCGGGGGCGGATGCCCGCGGTTGACGACCCGTACGAAACCGTCGAAGGTGCCGCCCCCGTCGCCGCGCGGGATCTCGGCCAGCACGGCCGTGGTGAACCCCTCGAAGGCGTCGAGCCCGTGCCGGCGGGTGCCCTCCCGGGCGAGGGCCCGTTCGAGGCGCTGCGCCACGCCCTCCAGGGTCCGCTCCTGCTCGGCCGCCTCCCGGAACGCCCCGATGACGATGGCGACGGCCTCGACCGCGTCCATCCCCTTGCCCCGGACGTCGCCGACCACCAACCGCACCCCGTAAGGGGTGTCCTGGACGGCGAACAGGTCACCGCCGATGAACGCGTCCGCCTGCGCCGCCTCGTAACGGGCCGCGCACTGCAGCCCGCCGATCCGCTCGTCGGGCATCGGAAGGACCGCCTTCTGCGCGGTCTCCGCGATGACCCGCGCCGAGGCCAGCCGCTCGCCGCTGCGGCGCACGACCCGGTTGATGAGCAGCGCGAGCGCGGAGACCGTGAAAACGGTCAGGGTCTCCGTCAGGGACGGGATGTCGGAGATCGTCCTGTTGTAGAGGTGCAGCCCGACGGAGGCCAGGACGGCGGCGAGCCCGGCGAGGAGCGTGATGAGGGTGGAGAAGAAGGGCGCGGCGATCAGCGGGGCGGCGGAGAAGAGCGGCGCCGCCGTATAGGTGGCCGGTGTCAGCAGGTCGAAGAAGACACCGCCCAGGATGATCAGCGGCGGCAGGGCGCGGATGAACCTCCGGGCGCCCCCGTAAGGGCGACGGCCGTTCCCGCCCCGCCGCTCGCCGCCCACTCCTAGGGGGTGCCCCACCTGTGCTCTCCTGCCCGGTCCGTACCCGGCCGCGGCCCGTACCGCGCCCTCCCAGGGTCGCCGCCGCCGAACGGGGCGGCGACTCCCACGGGGCCGACTGGCGTACGGAGCGGGGCCGGGCCGGATCGGGGGGCACGCGCGCGGAGGAGCGCCGGAGCGAGCAGGGGGCTCAGTCCGTGGCAGCCCCCTCGGACAGCCGCCCTCCCCTCGCCAGCAGCGCCATCGCGGCCGCGCACACCAGCCCCACCGCGCACAGCGCGAGCCACGGCACCGCCGACCACCCGGTCACGTCGAGCAGCGCGCCCGTCCCCAGGTTCCCGAGGGTGATCCCGATCCCGCACACCGTGTTGTAGAGCCCGTAGTGGGTGGCCACCCAGCGCCCCCGGGACAGGGCGACGACGGTGTCCATCTCGTACGGGTAGAGCACCGCGTTCGCGACGGCCAGGACCGCCGCGCACAGCAGCAGCCCCACCAGCCCCCGGCCGAGGACGGCCGGGAGCAGGAAGGCCCCGCCCATCAGGGCGAGCCCGAGGACCAGACACCGCTCCCGGCTCAGCCGCCGCTTGCACCAGGCGGTGATCCGCAGCTGCCCGGCCAGCGCGACCAGGGCGGAGACGACGAAGAGCGCCGTCGTGGGCCCCGTGCCGCCCGCGGCGAGCGGCAGCGCCAGATAGACCTGGAAGGACAGCACGTACGAGCCGGTCATCGCGAGCGAGAAGAACCAGAAGGTGCGGTGGGAGAGCACCGTACGGAACTGCCCGCGCTCCTCCTTCCCCCTGGCGGCGGCCCCCGAGGTGGGCATGTACCGGAGCTGTACGAGGGTCAGCCCGGCGAACAGCACCGCCGCCACCACACACGTCAGCCGGAACGACACCCCTGTCAGGGCCACCCCGACGAGCGGCCCGAGCAGGATGCCCGCCTGGTAGTAGACGTTGAACAGCGCGAAGGCCTCGACCCGTCGCTCCTCCCCCGCCTCCGCCGCGAGGCAGGCCCGTACGGCGGGGTTGAACAGCGCCCCCGCGAGGCCGGTCGCCAGCGAGGCGGCGATCAGCATCGGCAGCGACTGCGCGAACGCCAGCGCCCCGAAGCCGACCGTCCGCAGCGCGCAGCCCGCCACGATGAGCGGCTTGAAGCCGAGCCGGTCGGCGAGCGCCCCGCCGACGAGGAACATGCCCTGCTGCGAGAGGTTCCGGGCGCCGAGGACGAGCCCGACCGCCCAGGCCGCCATGCCGAGCCCGTCCGCGAGGTGCGCGGCCAGGTACGGCATGAGCATGTAGAAGCCGAGGTTGATGGTGAGCTGGTTGAGGAAGAGGAGCCGTACGGCCGGTTCGAAGCTACGGCTCTGCTTCCAGACGCCTCCCTCGGGAGGCGCCGCCGTCGTGGTCAACGCGCCGACCCCGTCCGGTCGATGACCTTGCGGGTCCAGCCGCTGACCGTGTCGGCGGAGACGTACCCGGCCGGATCCTCCCGTACGGGCCCGTCGAGGAGGCCGTGGGCCGCGCAGAACTCGTCGTTGAAGACGGTGTCGAAGTACCGCTGCGGCCCGTCGGGGAAGACGGCCGCGATCCGTGTCCCGCGCGGCCGGGTGCGGGCCAGCCATCCGGCGACCAGCGCGACCGCGCCCACGCTCCAGCCGCCCGTCGCGAACTGACGCGAGGCCAGGCGGCGGGCCGCCCGTACCGCCTCCGCGGGGCCCACCCAGTGGATCTCGTCGAAGGCGCCGTGGTCCACGTTGCCCGGGTGGATGGAGGAGCCGAGGCCGCGCATCAGCCGCTCCCCGGCCGGCAGGCCGAAGACGGTGGAGCCGATGGAGTCCACGCCGACGAGTTCGAGGGCGGGGCTGCTGGTGGCGCGCAGGGCCCGGGAGATGCCGGCCGAGTGGCCGCCGGTGCCGACGGCGCAGACGAGGACGTCGATCCGGTCGAGCTGCCCGGACAGTTCGGCGGCGAGCCCCGCGTACGCGTCGGGGTTGTCGGGGTTCCCGTACTGGTTGGGCCACCAGGCCCCGTCGAGGCTCACGAGCAGCTCGGCGACCCGGTCCATCCGGGCCTGTTGCCAGCCGCCCTCCGGGCTCGGCTCGCGTACGACATGGACCTGGGCGCCGTGGGCGACGAGCATCCGCTCGACGATCGGCTCCAGACCGGGATCGGTGACGACGTGCACCGGATGCCCGTGGAGCACCCCGGCGAGGGCGAGTCCGAGGCCGAGGGTCCCGGAGGTCGACTCGACGATCGGGGCGCCGGGCCGCAGCTCACCGCGGCGGCGGGCCTGTTCGACCATGTAGAGGGCGGCACGGTCCTTGATGCCGCCGAAGTTGAAGCCTTCGAGCTTGGCCCAGTAGCCGTCGTCCGTGCGGAGGACGGGAGTGTTGCCGACGGTCTGCTCGGCGACGGGCAGCAGACTGCCGGACAGCAGGTTGTTCATGGGTGGCATGTCCTTGGGGTTGGCACGCGGAAAGGGACCTGGTCACGCAAGGGCGAGACCCGGCTCAGTTCCGGTCCACTCCGAGGGCGATGAGCAGCCGACCCGGCTCGGGGCCGGGTCCCGCCCTGCCCCGGACACAGCGCGCGCGGGGATCGGTGCGGAGGTCGGCCGCGTACGGCAGGAGTACGGCTCCGCCCGAGTCCGGCGCGGCGAGGGGCGCGGCGGAGGCCTGCGCGGGGAGATGGGCGTCGAAGGACCACGCCTCTCCGGGCCGCTCGCAGCCGTGCGGCGGCGCGGGGGCCGAGACGAGCGTCGCGGAGCCCGAGGGGGGCAGCACATGGCCGTGCGAGCCGTGGCAGACGCTGACGAGGAGGGTGAGGAGCGCGAACAGGACGGGCAGGACGAGGACGGCGGGCGCCCGCCGTCGCACATCACCCACACGCTTGTCACTCATGGTGCGCGTGACACTACGGTGGGGCAACGCGCACCCGCAAAGAGGCGGGCACGGTTTTGGCCACCGTTTACTTCAGACAGCCGGGGCTTCCGACAGCCGGGCCGGAGGCGCTACAGGTTCCGCTCCGCGTAGATCTCCATCGCGTCCCGGACCAGGACGGCGGTGCCCTCACCGTGCTTGTCGTAGTTCACGGTGAAGCGCGGGTCGTCGACGTACATGCGGCCGAGGCCGATCACGTACTCCTTGCTCGGGGTCGTGGTGGTGGAAAGCCACGCGACCTGGCGCCGCGCGATGGCCTGCACCTCGTCGCTGCCGGCGGCGAGGCCGTCCTTGAGCGCCCGCGCGAAGTCCCGGGCGATGCCGGCCTGCTCGTCCATGAACGCCTTCTTCTGCGCCGCGGTGAGCGAGCGCCACCAGCGGTCGCCCTTCTCGTACGCGTCGCGGCCCCAGCGCTCGGTGACCTCCTCCTCGTACACCGTGTGGTCGAAACCGTCGAACACTTCGTCGGCCATGAGCTCTTCTCCGTTCTCGGTCTTGTGGAGAGTGGTCCGCACCGAGGCGATCTGCCGTCCGATGCGCTCGCGCTCCTGCTCCAGGAGGGCGAGATGGGTGCGCAGGGCGGCGGAGGTGTCCCGCTGCCCCGCGAGGACCTCGGCGATGGCGGGCAGCGAGAGCCCCAGCTCGCGCAGCAGCAGGATCCGCTGCAGCCGCACGAGCGCCGCCTGGTCGTAGTACCGGTAACCGTTCGCGCCGATCCGGCTCGGCTCCAGCAGTCCGCGGTCTCCGTAGTGCCGGAGGGTGCGACTGGTGGTGCCGGCCTTCTTGGCGATCTCTTGGA is part of the Streptomyces sp. NBC_00250 genome and harbors:
- a CDS encoding M23 family metallopeptidase; amino-acid sequence: MASNTPAPEAPFDAFGGGAGPAAPDTEWNPTEGSLRAESRSGGRHRVVKQRSNFARSSTVLGVGVIAAVGAGGLATAQEKPPVAISLPDLPDLADLHLPDAHDLPGVGDLLPEESHETVTAARANPNPLTVATYATADDEQGTKATQVTQASLVSRDGQATKAATGNAGEALRARILQQAEQQQASADAADKAAAEEAAAEKAAAEAAAKADAAEKAAAEAKAKAEAEAKAKAEAEAKAKAEAAAEAERLAKLAASYTLPLSSYSLSATYMQSGSMWSSGYHTGLDFAAPTGTPLKAVHGGTVKSAGWSGSYGYRVVLELEDGTEIWYAHMSSMTVSAGQTVGTGETIGRVGATGNVTGAHLHMEVHTPGGSGLDPAEWLRSKGLSL
- a CDS encoding MFS transporter translates to MTTTAAPPEGGVWKQSRSFEPAVRLLFLNQLTINLGFYMLMPYLAAHLADGLGMAAWAVGLVLGARNLSQQGMFLVGGALADRLGFKPLIVAGCALRTVGFGALAFAQSLPMLIAASLATGLAGALFNPAVRACLAAEAGEERRVEAFALFNVYYQAGILLGPLVGVALTGVSFRLTCVVAAVLFAGLTLVQLRYMPTSGAAARGKEERGQFRTVLSHRTFWFFSLAMTGSYVLSFQVYLALPLAAGGTGPTTALFVVSALVALAGQLRITAWCKRRLSRERCLVLGLALMGGAFLLPAVLGRGLVGLLLCAAVLAVANAVLYPYEMDTVVALSRGRWVATHYGLYNTVCGIGITLGNLGTGALLDVTGWSAVPWLALCAVGLVCAAAMALLARGGRLSEGAATD
- a CDS encoding PLP-dependent cysteine synthase family protein produces the protein MNNLLSGSLLPVAEQTVGNTPVLRTDDGYWAKLEGFNFGGIKDRAALYMVEQARRRGELRPGAPIVESTSGTLGLGLALAGVLHGHPVHVVTDPGLEPIVERMLVAHGAQVHVVREPSPEGGWQQARMDRVAELLVSLDGAWWPNQYGNPDNPDAYAGLAAELSGQLDRIDVLVCAVGTGGHSAGISRALRATSSPALELVGVDSIGSTVFGLPAGERLMRGLGSSIHPGNVDHGAFDEIHWVGPAEAVRAARRLASRQFATGGWSVGAVALVAGWLARTRPRGTRIAAVFPDGPQRYFDTVFNDEFCAAHGLLDGPVREDPAGYVSADTVSGWTRKVIDRTGSAR
- a CDS encoding MerR family transcriptional regulator, with the protein product MEWSIQEIAKKAGTTSRTLRHYGDRGLLEPSRIGANGYRYYDQAALVRLQRILLLRELGLSLPAIAEVLAGQRDTSAALRTHLALLEQERERIGRQIASVRTTLHKTENGEELMADEVFDGFDHTVYEEEVTERWGRDAYEKGDRWWRSLTAAQKKAFMDEQAGIARDFARALKDGLAAGSDEVQAIARRQVAWLSTTTTPSKEYVIGLGRMYVDDPRFTVNYDKHGEGTAVLVRDAMEIYAERNL